In Terriglobia bacterium, one genomic interval encodes:
- the aroA gene encoding 3-phosphoshikimate 1-carboxyvinyltransferase, which yields MGKHTVEPARLISGGLEPPGDKSISHRYAMFAALAEGTSELRHFSSAADCQSTLECMRALGAAVQREKDLARVTGHGPRGLRGSKRALDAGNSGTTMRLLAGILCGQRFTSTLTGDASLRRRPMRRVIAPLREMGAEIKAREDNFAPLEICGGDLRPIEYVMPMASAQVKSAVLLAGLFADGTTSVSEPARTRDHTELALEAFGVPVEKRGRTVSVQGLVFGKGGGRLEARQLDVPGDLSSAVFFIAAALLLPESNLLIHNVGLNPTRTAVLDLLASMGGTINIVSPRVANGEIAGDIVVRGSELKGGVIEGETVPLVIDELPMLAALGPFTEQGIEIRDAKELRVKESDRIAALAENLKRMGARVEERPDGLRVEGRAAGRLRGAEIEPHGDHRIAMAFAVAGLAAEGATRIRDAECAGVSYPEFYKELERLAER from the coding sequence ATGGGGAAACATACTGTCGAACCGGCAAGATTGATCAGCGGGGGCCTCGAGCCGCCCGGCGACAAATCCATATCCCACCGCTACGCGATGTTTGCTGCGCTGGCCGAGGGCACGAGCGAGTTGCGGCATTTTTCCTCCGCGGCGGACTGCCAGAGCACGCTGGAGTGCATGCGCGCGCTGGGCGCCGCGGTGCAGCGCGAGAAGGACCTGGCGCGGGTCACGGGGCATGGACCACGGGGGCTGCGCGGGAGCAAACGCGCGCTGGATGCGGGCAACTCGGGCACGACGATGCGCTTGCTCGCGGGGATTCTTTGCGGGCAGAGATTCACGTCCACACTGACCGGGGACGCTTCACTGCGGCGGCGGCCGATGCGCCGGGTGATTGCGCCCTTGCGCGAAATGGGTGCGGAGATCAAAGCGCGCGAGGATAATTTCGCGCCGCTGGAGATTTGCGGCGGGGACCTGCGGCCGATCGAGTATGTGATGCCCATGGCCAGCGCGCAGGTGAAGTCCGCGGTGCTGCTGGCGGGCCTCTTTGCGGACGGGACGACGTCGGTCAGCGAGCCGGCGCGCACGCGCGATCACACGGAACTGGCGCTGGAGGCCTTCGGGGTGCCCGTGGAAAAAAGAGGGCGGACGGTGAGCGTGCAGGGCCTGGTCTTCGGAAAGGGCGGCGGGCGGCTGGAGGCGCGGCAGCTCGATGTGCCGGGCGATCTTTCCTCCGCTGTTTTCTTCATCGCCGCGGCGCTGCTGCTGCCGGAATCGAACCTGCTGATCCACAACGTCGGGCTGAATCCGACGCGCACGGCGGTGTTGGACCTGCTGGCGTCCATGGGGGGAACCATCAATATTGTTTCGCCGCGGGTGGCCAACGGGGAGATTGCCGGCGATATCGTGGTGCGCGGCTCGGAGCTGAAGGGCGGGGTGATCGAAGGAGAGACGGTGCCGCTGGTGATCGACGAACTGCCGATGCTCGCGGCGCTTGGGCCATTCACCGAGCAGGGCATCGAGATCCGGGACGCCAAAGAGCTGCGCGTGAAGGAGAGCGACCGCATCGCGGCGCTGGCGGAGAATCTGAAGCGCATGGGCGCGCGAGTGGAAGAGCGGCCGGACGGGCTGCGCGTGGAGGGCCGCGCCGCGGGGCGCCTGCGCGGAGCGGAGATCGAGCCGCACGGGGATCATCGGATTGCCATGGCGTTTGCGGTGGCGGGGCTGGCGGCGGAGGGAGCGACACGGATACGGGATGCGGAGTGCGCGGGGGTGTCTTATCCGGAGTTCTACAAGGAACTGGAACGGCTGGCGGAGAGGTAA
- a CDS encoding DUF5668 domain-containing protein, with protein MADRIRCACQRCMLHGLMGPAVLITLGVLFLLNEWRGDYFGFHYTWPVLLIVIGLIKLAESLASTEGHGAARVQPPAPGNPGQGR; from the coding sequence ATGGCTGATCGAATCCGCTGTGCGTGCCAGCGCTGCATGCTGCACGGGCTGATGGGCCCGGCTGTGCTCATCACTCTGGGCGTGCTCTTTCTGCTCAACGAGTGGCGTGGCGACTATTTTGGCTTCCACTACACCTGGCCGGTCCTGCTGATCGTCATCGGCCTGATCAAGCTGGCCGAATCGCTGGCCTCCACGGAAGGCCACGGCGCGGCCAGGGTGCAACCGCCGGCGCCGGGCAACCCGGGACAGGGGCGATAG
- a CDS encoding DUF5668 domain-containing protein produces MNCAVHTEHEAVGYCRNCGKALCAACTRPVRDVLYCEDCLAAVMGHAAPPAAPAALPPAASGSNPAVAFILGFFPGLGAIYNGEYNKGLIHILVFAALVIGLSTVTNENLEPVLGLSLAGFIFYMAFDAMRTAQARRAGQAAPDPLETWVKEKPIGAILLIVLGALFLLSNFGWFPWDRLGQLWPLILIVAGILMLRKRLGRAA; encoded by the coding sequence ATGAACTGCGCGGTCCATACGGAACACGAAGCCGTCGGCTACTGCCGCAACTGTGGCAAGGCCCTGTGCGCCGCCTGCACGCGCCCGGTCCGCGACGTTCTCTACTGCGAGGACTGCCTCGCCGCGGTCATGGGCCATGCCGCTCCCCCCGCCGCTCCGGCCGCTCTGCCCCCGGCAGCTTCCGGCTCCAACCCAGCCGTGGCCTTTATTCTCGGCTTCTTTCCCGGCTTGGGCGCCATCTACAACGGCGAATACAATAAAGGGCTGATTCACATCCTTGTTTTCGCCGCACTCGTGATCGGTCTCAGCACCGTAACCAACGAGAACCTGGAGCCGGTTCTTGGTCTTTCCCTCGCCGGCTTCATCTTCTACATGGCCTTCGACGCCATGCGCACCGCGCAGGCCCGCCGCGCCGGTCAGGCTGCTCCCGATCCCCTCGAAACTTGGGTCAAGGAAAAACCCATCGGCGCCATTCTGCTGATCGTGCTGGGCGCGCTCTTCCTGTTGAGCAATTTTGGCTGGTTTCCCTGGGACCGCCTGGGACAGCTCTGGCCGCTGATTCTCATCGTGGCTGGGATCCTGATGCTGCGCAAGCGCCTGGGACGCGCCGCGTGA
- a CDS encoding DUF4097 family beta strand repeat-containing protein: MAANRTRRSSLFSALVLLLFGVLFLIHNYRGGLDFGHLFRHWWPLLLILWGLTKLYERTAARRLGAAGSGAITTGEVFLVLLLLALVGIFAASDFVLRKNPEIGDVFGNSYTYDLDVAPRAVPANARITIRNGRGDIRVRAGDTAQIRLSAKKNIRAWSKSEAQRLAAPASLQIVQEGDAYEVRPAGYDPGDRRIAMDLDVEVPRKAILTIRKEGGNVEVSDVAGEIDITSQTGDIEVREAGSDVSVDLRRGDVKVSGVNGDVKLSGRGGEVEVINATGGLTLDGEFYGPIRAEKVAKGVRFISHRTDLTLTQLAGHLEAGSGNLDIFDSTGNLTLRTNSYDITLDNVTGKLKIDNRDGDVKLRFASPPKEDVEITNKSAGITLMLPAASAFTIAADSHSGDIDSEFDAASLKKTTTESGDAHLEGQLGAHGPKITLKTSYGSIALHKGT, translated from the coding sequence ATGGCCGCCAACCGCACACGCCGCAGTTCACTCTTCAGCGCCTTGGTACTGCTTCTCTTCGGCGTACTCTTTCTCATTCATAATTACCGCGGCGGCCTCGACTTTGGCCACCTCTTCCGCCACTGGTGGCCCCTGCTCCTGATTCTCTGGGGGCTCACCAAGCTCTACGAACGCACCGCCGCCCGCCGCCTGGGCGCCGCCGGCTCCGGCGCCATCACCACCGGCGAAGTTTTTCTCGTGCTTCTGCTGCTGGCCCTCGTCGGCATTTTTGCCGCCAGCGATTTTGTTCTGCGGAAGAACCCCGAGATTGGCGACGTCTTCGGCAACTCCTACACCTACGACCTGGACGTCGCTCCCCGCGCCGTGCCCGCAAACGCACGCATCACCATCCGCAACGGACGTGGCGATATCCGCGTGCGCGCAGGCGACACCGCGCAGATCCGCCTTTCCGCCAAGAAGAACATCCGCGCCTGGAGCAAGAGCGAAGCCCAGCGCTTGGCCGCTCCGGCCTCCCTGCAGATCGTTCAGGAGGGCGACGCCTACGAGGTCCGGCCCGCCGGCTACGATCCCGGCGACCGCCGCATCGCCATGGACCTGGACGTCGAGGTGCCGCGCAAGGCCATCCTCACTATCCGCAAGGAAGGAGGCAATGTGGAAGTTTCCGACGTCGCCGGAGAGATTGACATCACCTCGCAGACGGGCGATATCGAAGTCCGCGAGGCGGGCTCCGACGTCAGCGTGGACCTTCGCCGCGGCGACGTGAAAGTTTCGGGCGTGAACGGGGATGTAAAACTTTCCGGGCGGGGCGGCGAAGTCGAAGTGATCAACGCCACGGGCGGGCTGACGCTCGACGGCGAGTTCTACGGCCCGATCCGCGCGGAGAAGGTCGCCAAGGGCGTGCGTTTCATCTCCCACCGCACCGATTTGACGCTTACTCAGCTCGCCGGCCATCTCGAAGCCGGCTCCGGCAACCTGGACATCTTCGATTCCACCGGCAACCTGACCCTGCGCACCAATTCCTACGACATCACCCTCGACAACGTCACTGGCAAGCTCAAAATCGACAACCGCGACGGCGACGTCAAGCTCCGCTTCGCCTCGCCCCCCAAGGAAGACGTCGAAATCACCAACAAGTCCGCGGGCATTACCCTCATGCTCCCCGCGGCTTCCGCCTTCACCATCGCGGCCGACTCCCACTCCGGCGACATCGACTCCGAATTCGACGCCGCCTCCCTCAAGAAGACCACCACCGAATCCGGCGACGCGCATCTCGAAGGTCAACTCGGCGCGCACGGCCCCAAAATCACCCTGAAGACCAGCTACGGCTCCATCGCCCTCCACAAGGGCACCTAA
- a CDS encoding sigma-70 family RNA polymerase sigma factor: protein MEQDAQLVQQCLQGDGSAWEELVRRHTRRVYNLCYRFTGNGSEAEDLAQEVFLRIYRTLATYRSAHGGFATWMTSVTRNLLIDHYRRTKRDRLTDSLDYAMPVVENKESSARRPDEQALLAELSAQIQAGLQKLSPELREAVILRDLQGLEYVEIRTVLGVPEGTVKSRINRGRIELARILQQMGVRPH from the coding sequence TTGGAGCAGGATGCCCAACTGGTCCAGCAATGCCTCCAGGGCGATGGTTCGGCCTGGGAGGAACTCGTGCGCCGCCACACCCGGCGCGTGTATAACCTTTGCTATCGCTTCACCGGCAATGGCAGCGAGGCCGAGGATCTGGCGCAGGAGGTTTTTTTGAGGATTTACCGCACGCTCGCCACTTACCGCTCCGCCCACGGCGGCTTTGCCACCTGGATGACCAGCGTGACCCGCAACCTCCTCATTGACCACTACCGCCGCACCAAGCGCGATCGCCTCACCGATTCCCTCGACTACGCCATGCCCGTGGTCGAGAACAAGGAGTCCTCGGCGCGCCGCCCCGATGAGCAGGCGCTGCTCGCTGAACTCAGCGCGCAGATTCAGGCTGGCCTGCAGAAGCTTTCTCCGGAACTGCGCGAAGCGGTTATCCTGCGTGACTTGCAGGGTCTGGAATATGTCGAAATTCGGACGGTACTTGGAGTGCCCGAAGGAACGGTAAAATCGAGAATCAACCGCGGCCGGATCGAACTGGCGCGCATTCTTCAGCAGATGGGAGTGCGGCCTCATTAG
- a CDS encoding zf-HC2 domain-containing protein, giving the protein MSWTCEQIETSLSDYLDGLLSPADREAFLAHASSCAQCAPLVTSLPQLLAGLHTLAPVETPPHLVYNILDKTLGPRESSSPWRFLRDFLRGLASPKFAYGAASVLATLAVVLTAAGFSWRKPRLAELHPVTLYRSADRQAHLAYARGSKFISDLRVVYEIQSRLRPDTENPAAPENSAPPSAPPSGPDDQPGISNTPRHFNRTYGNRPGLTVLATILTPFSQLTASRSRMQRSLP; this is encoded by the coding sequence ATGAGCTGGACCTGCGAACAAATCGAAACGAGCCTCAGCGATTACCTCGACGGCTTGCTCTCTCCCGCCGACCGCGAGGCTTTTCTCGCGCACGCCAGCTCCTGTGCGCAGTGCGCTCCGCTGGTAACCAGTCTCCCGCAGCTCCTGGCCGGACTTCACACTCTCGCGCCGGTGGAGACGCCCCCGCACCTCGTCTACAACATTCTCGACAAGACCCTCGGTCCGCGCGAATCGTCTTCCCCCTGGCGCTTCCTCCGCGATTTCCTGCGCGGCCTGGCGTCGCCGAAATTCGCTTATGGCGCCGCCTCCGTCCTCGCCACCTTGGCCGTGGTCCTGACCGCCGCGGGTTTCTCCTGGCGCAAGCCCCGCCTCGCGGAACTGCACCCGGTTACCCTCTACCGCAGCGCCGACCGTCAGGCACACCTGGCCTACGCCCGCGGCTCCAAATTCATCAGCGATCTGCGCGTGGTCTATGAGATCCAGTCGCGTCTGCGCCCGGATACCGAGAACCCCGCCGCCCCGGAAAACTCCGCTCCACCCTCCGCTCCGCCATCGGGTCCGGACGACCAGCCGGGCATTTCCAACACTCCGCGGCATTTCAATCGAACTTACGGCAATCGCCCCGGCCTGACCGTTCTGGCGACCATCTTGACGCCCTTCAGCCAGTTGACCGCTTCGCGGTCACGCATGCAAAGGAGCCTCCCATGA
- a CDS encoding ChbG/HpnK family deacetylase: MKALIVNADDLGWTEDVNRGIAEAHRHGILTSASLLANGTAFAGAVQLARLETRLGVGVHLNLSDGPPILPPGEVPSLVNGEGMLRAGPGTLFVRLLRGRLHRAEVEREWEAQVRKVRDAGIAPTHLDGHKHVHMLPGLFEIAVRIARRHGIRAIRVALEAPQLSALLDKGAPRVTPGPARRFTKALAVRGLRLLARDAREEARRAGLVTCDFFCGITQTGLLTESGVATLLANLPPGLTELMTHPGYAGEELRRTPTRLQDSRQAELAILTAPGIRNLVASQGIRLLHYGLAAD; encoded by the coding sequence TTGAAAGCACTCATCGTCAACGCCGATGACCTTGGCTGGACCGAGGACGTGAACCGCGGCATCGCCGAGGCTCACCGCCACGGCATCCTCACCAGCGCCTCCCTGCTGGCCAATGGCACGGCCTTCGCCGGCGCGGTGCAGCTGGCGCGCCTCGAAACGCGGCTGGGCGTGGGCGTGCACCTCAACCTGAGTGACGGACCGCCCATTTTGCCGCCCGGGGAAGTGCCCAGCCTGGTCAACGGCGAAGGGATGCTGCGCGCCGGCCCGGGAACGCTCTTCGTGCGCCTGCTGCGTGGGCGCCTGCATCGGGCCGAAGTCGAACGGGAATGGGAGGCGCAGGTACGCAAAGTGCGCGACGCCGGTATTGCGCCCACGCATCTCGACGGGCACAAGCACGTGCACATGCTCCCGGGGCTGTTCGAGATTGCCGTGCGCATCGCGCGGCGCCACGGCATCCGCGCTATCCGCGTCGCGCTGGAAGCGCCGCAGCTCAGCGCGCTGTTGGACAAGGGCGCGCCGCGCGTTACGCCCGGCCCCGCCAGGCGTTTCACCAAGGCGCTCGCAGTGCGCGGCCTGCGTCTGCTGGCCAGGGACGCCCGGGAGGAGGCGCGCCGCGCGGGCCTCGTGACCTGCGATTTTTTCTGCGGCATCACGCAGACGGGCTTGCTGACGGAGAGTGGCGTGGCCACTCTGCTCGCCAACCTGCCGCCGGGCCTGACCGAGCTGATGACCCACCCCGGCTACGCCGGGGAGGAGCTGCGCCGCACCCCCACCCGCCTGCAGGACTCCCGCCAGGCCGAGCTGGCTATTCTGACGGCACCGGGGATTCGAAATCTTGTCGCCAGCCAGGGCATCCGCTTGCTACACTACGGCCTTGCAGCCGATTGA
- a CDS encoding pyridoxal-phosphate dependent enzyme — protein sequence MTTAPAPETYDGSGPSPAEIAAAHARIAPRIHRTPVLTSASLDALAGARLYFKCENLQKTGSFKIRGATNAIFSLSDAEAAHGIVTHSSGNHAAAVACAAGWRGVPAWIVMPRNAAAVKCRAVEAYGGKITFCEPKVSARTEAAARIQQETGAALIHPYDDDRIIAGQATAAKELLEEIPDLDAVLAPVSGGGLLSGTALGAKGLRATVRVFGCEPERADDACRSLTSGTLQGLDHSDTIADGLRASLAPRTFAILRRNVEGILLASEEEIIAATRTVWERMKIVIEPSSAVAVAPLLKPGGVAALRLPARGDGAAPRIGVILSGGNVDLASLPF from the coding sequence ATGACCACCGCGCCTGCTCCGGAAACATACGACGGCAGCGGCCCCAGCCCGGCGGAGATCGCCGCGGCTCATGCACGCATCGCGCCGAGAATTCACCGCACGCCGGTCCTGACCAGCGCTTCGCTGGACGCCCTGGCCGGGGCACGCCTCTATTTCAAGTGCGAGAACCTGCAGAAGACCGGGTCGTTCAAGATTCGCGGGGCGACGAATGCGATTTTTTCGCTGAGCGACGCGGAGGCGGCGCACGGCATCGTCACGCACTCCAGCGGCAACCATGCCGCCGCAGTGGCTTGCGCGGCGGGCTGGCGCGGCGTGCCGGCCTGGATTGTCATGCCCAGGAATGCTGCGGCGGTGAAGTGCCGCGCCGTCGAAGCCTATGGGGGAAAAATCACGTTCTGCGAACCCAAGGTTTCTGCGCGCACGGAAGCTGCCGCGCGCATCCAGCAAGAAACCGGCGCGGCGCTGATCCATCCCTACGATGACGACCGCATCATCGCCGGGCAGGCCACGGCCGCGAAGGAATTGCTCGAAGAAATTCCGGATCTGGACGCCGTGCTGGCCCCGGTCAGCGGTGGCGGGCTGCTCAGCGGCACGGCCTTGGGGGCCAAGGGCCTTCGCGCTACGGTGCGCGTCTTCGGCTGCGAGCCCGAGCGCGCCGACGACGCCTGCCGCTCGCTCACCAGCGGCACACTGCAGGGACTCGACCACAGCGATACCATCGCCGACGGCCTGCGCGCTTCGCTGGCCCCGCGCACCTTCGCCATTTTGCGGCGCAATGTCGAAGGCATCCTGCTGGCGAGCGAAGAGGAGATCATCGCCGCCACGCGTACCGTCTGGGAGCGCATGAAGATCGTCATCGAGCCGTCGTCCGCGGTCGCCGTGGCGCCTCTGTTGAAGCCGGGCGGCGTGGCGGCGCTGCGCCTGCCGGCGCGCGGCGACGGCGCGGCGCCCAGGATCGGCGTCATTCTCTCCGGCGGCAACGTGGATCTCGCCTCCCTGCCCTTCTAA